Proteins from one Dama dama isolate Ldn47 chromosome 12, ASM3311817v1, whole genome shotgun sequence genomic window:
- the LOC133067309 gene encoding olfactory receptor 11H6-like, with protein MSKARNISHVVSEFILLGFPCRWEIEIFLFSIFFITYILTLLGNIAIVCAVRWDRRLHTPMYILLANFSFLEICYVNSDVPNMLANFFSQTKTISFARCLLQLYFFFSLGTAECLFLSIMAYDRFLAICRPLHYPTIMTTKFCSSLVIFCWVYGFLWFLIPVILVTRLPFCGPNVIDDFLCDLGPLLALASACVPAPGTVLICGTMSSLLIFATFFYISGSYTLVLRVVMQVPSVAGRKKAFSTCSSHLAVVFLFYSSVMMTYVSPGSGQAEGMQKFTTLFYSVLTPFFNPMIYSLRNKEMKDALKKVVGGS; from the coding sequence ATGTCAAAGGCCAGAAATATTTCCCACGTTGTGAGTGAGTTTatcctcctgggcttcccttgccGCTGGGAAATAGAGATCTTcctcttttccatattctttataACTTACATCTTGACCCTCCTTGGAAATATAGCCATCGTGTGTGCAGTGCGCTGGGACCGCCGGCTCCACACCCCAATGTACATTCTGCTGGCCAACTTCTCCTTCCTGGAGATCtgctatgtcaactctgatgtgCCCAATATGCTGGCCAACTTCTTCTCCCAAACCAAAACTATCTCCTTTGCTCGGTGTCTCCTTCAGTTGTACTTCTTCTTCTCACTGGGCACAGCAGAATGCTTATTTCTCTCCATCATGGCCTATGACCGTTTCCTGGCAATTTGCCGCCCTCTGCACTACCCCACCATCATGACAACTAAGTTCTGTAGCAGCTTGGTCATCTTTTGCTGGGTGTACGGTTTCCTCTGGTTTCTGATCCCAGTGATACTCGTTACTCGTCTACCATTTTGTGGCCCAAATGTGATTGATGACTTTCTGTGTGACCTGGGCCCTCTGTTGGCCCTGGCTTCAGCATGTGtcccagccccagggactgtTCTTATATGTGGTACCATGAGCTCCCTCCTTATCTTTGCCACCTTTTTCTACATTTCTGGATCCTACACCCTGGTGCTGAGGGTTGTAATGCAGGTGCCCTCAGTGGCTGGCCGGAAgaaggccttctccacctgctcctcaCATCTGGCTGTTGTGTTTCTATTCTATAGTTCTGTCATGATGACATATGTGAGTCCAGGGTCAGGACAAGCAGAGGGCATGCAGAAGTTCACAACTTTGTTCTACTCAGTTTTGACCCCCTTTTTCAATCCCATGATCTACAGCCTCcggaataaagaaatgaaagatgcttTGAAGAAAGTTGTAGGAGGTTCCTAA
- the LOC133066894 gene encoding olfactory receptor 11H6-like, giving the protein MNVSGVNTVTEFILLSFPCSREVQVLLFVLFSVSYILTLMGNGAIVFAVKLDHRLHTPMYTLLANFSFLEMCYINTTVPNMLRNFLSEAKTISFTACFLQFYFFFSMGITETFLLPLMAFDRYLAICRPLHYPTIMSSRLCINLVGLCWVTAFLCYPVPIYFITQLPFCGPNIIDHFVCDPGPLLALSCIPAPGIELSCSILSSLIIFITFFFILWSYTLVLRAVLRVPSAAGRRKAFSTCGSHLAVVSLFYGTIMMMYISPTSGNPAGIQKIVTLLYSSVTPLVNPLIYSLRNKDMKIALRKIQMFTKTGQSKQELMSEPRS; this is encoded by the coding sequence ATGAATGTGTCAGGAGTCAACACGGTGACTGAATTCATACTCCTGAGTTTTCCCTGCTCTAGAGAGGTTCAAGTCCTCCTCTTTGTGCTCTTCTCTGTGTCCTACATCCTGACACTGATGGGGAATGGGGCCATTGTCTTTGCAGTGAAGCTGGATCacagactccacactcccatgtACACTCTGTTGGCCAACTTCTCGTTCCTGGAGATGTGTTACATCAACACCACCGTTCCCAATATGTTAAGGAACTTCCTGTCTGAGGCCAAAACCATCTCTTTCACTGCCTGTTTCCTCCAGTTCTACTTCTTCTTCTCCATGGGCATTACTGAGACCTTCTTACTGCCCCTCATGGCTTTTGATCGCTACTTGGCCATCTGCCGACCTCTCCACTATCCTACCATCATGAGCAGCCGTCTCTGCATCAACTTGGTTGGCCTCTGCTGGGTAACAGCCTTCCTCTGTTATCCAGTCCCTATCTATTTCATCACACAACTCCCCTTTTGTGGCCCCAATATCATTGACCATTTTGTCTGTGATCCTGGTCCTTTACTGGCCCTGTCCTGCATCCCTGCCCCTGGAATTGAGCTTTCCTGTTCTATATTGAGCtctcttattatttttatcaccttCTTCTTTATCCTTTGGTCCTACACCCTGGTTCTCAGAGCAGTGTTGCGTGTCCCTTCAGCTGCTGGAAGACGTaaggccttctccacctgtggtTCCCACCTGGCTGTGGTATCTCTGTTCTATGGAACCATCATGATGATGTACATCAGCCCAACCTCTGGAAATCCAGCTGGGATACAGAAGATTGTAACCTTGCTGTACTCTTCAGTGACCCCACTTGTAAACCCACTGATCTACAGTCTCCGGAACAAGGACATGAAGATTGCCTTGAGAAAAATTCAGATGTTTACAAAAACTGGCCAAAGCAAACAAGAGCTCATGAGTGAACCAAgatcataa
- the LOC133067310 gene encoding olfactory receptor 11G2-like produces MKIYNTPNTSSAITGFILLGFPCPREAQILLFVLFSAVYLLTLMGNSSIICAVCWDQRLHTPMYILLANFSFLEIWYVTSTVPNMLANFLSDNKLISFSGCFLQFYFFFSLGSTECFFLAIMAFDRYLAICWPLHYPTLMTRHFCTNLVISCWVLGFLWFLIPIIIISQMSFCGSRIIDHFLCDPGPLLALTCTRVPVIELTSSTLSSLLLFIPFLFIMVSYALVLQAVLKVPSAAGRRKAFSTCGSHLTVVSLFYGSVMVMYVSPTSEHDAGMQKIVTLFYSVVTPLINPVIYSLRNKDMKHAMKKLLGT; encoded by the coding sequence ATGAAAATCTACAACACCCCCAACACCTCCAGCGCCATCACTGGCTTCatcctcctgggcttcccttgccCCAGGGAGGCGCAGATTCTCCTCTTTGTGCTCTTCTCTGCTGTCTACCTCCTGACCCTCATGGGCAATAGTTCTATcatctgtgctgtgtgctgggaTCAGagactccacacccccatgtacatCCTGCTCGCCAACTTCTCCTTCCTGGAGATCTGGTATGTCACCTCCACTGTCCCCAACATGTTGGCCAACTTCCTCTCTGACAACAAGCTCATCTCCTTCTCTGGGTGCTTTCTCCAGTTctactttttcttctccttgggTTCTACAGAATGTTTTTTCTTGGCTATTATGGCATTTGATAGATACCTTGCCATCTGCTGGCCTCTACATTACCCCACTCTCATGACTAGACATTTCTGCACCAATCTTGTGATCAGCTGCTGGGTACTTGGTTTCCTCTGGTTCTTGATTCCCATCATCATCATTTCCCAAATGTCCTTCTGTGGATCCAGGATTATTGACCACTTCCTGTGTGACCCAGGTCCCTTGTTGGCCCTCACCTGTACCAGAGTCCCTGTAATAGAGTTAACTAGCTCCACCTTAAGTTCTCTCCTCTTATTTATCCCCTTTCTCTTCATCATGGTGTCCTATGCTCTGGTCCTACAAGCTGTCCTGAAGGTCCCTTCAGCAGCTGGACGAAGAAAAGCTTTCTCCACCTGTGGGTCCCACCTGACTGTGGTTTCTCTTTTCTATGGATCAGTGATGGTCATGTATGTGAGCCCAACATCTGAACATGATGCTGGAATGCAGAAGATAGTGACTTTGTTTTATTCTGTAGTTACTCCACTCATTAATCCTGTAATATATAGTCTGAGAAACAAAGATATGAAACATGCTATGAAGAAATTATTAGGAACATAA